A genomic window from Flavobacterium johnsoniae includes:
- a CDS encoding tail fiber domain-containing protein, which yields MKKIICMLLLLQGGFMIAQTETLVTPNGKKVKVNPNSINTADNGLISDNGNVQFGGELIHSTTLTTTSVNTLKIAGLQTGLNTDQLLTIDASNVLRSIPNYSWSIKGNSGTNPVTDFIGTSDNKDVVFKINNFASGLLGVNNTGFGYASMNRTKVTGGGNTAMGRAALQYLTSGNSNAAFGDLALNATVDGGANTAIGVSSMYKNVNGNWNVAVGNNSLYSNVDGYYNVGVGSGSLYNNKSAVYNTGLGMQTLYSLTTGNDNIAIGPNALSITKTSKENIGIGNAALNNITGSYNTANGYQALTYVKTGDFNTIMGYKSGVNYGPNPPNFNFNVTAMNNSVLLGANTRPLADNGINEIVIGSNAIGRGSNTVQIGNSSITEIGGVVNWSIGSDVRLKKDIVTSSYGLNFINKLRPVTYKMKTGTTDLQSGFIAQEVETAANSIGYSFNGIVKPQTENDFYSLRYSEFVVPLVKAVQEQQQMIESQKADIAELKAQVQLLLQAVKK from the coding sequence ATGAAAAAGATAATATGCATGCTATTGTTGCTTCAGGGAGGATTTATGATAGCTCAAACAGAAACTTTAGTTACTCCTAACGGAAAAAAAGTAAAAGTTAATCCAAATTCAATTAATACTGCTGATAATGGTTTAATATCTGATAACGGAAATGTACAATTTGGAGGTGAATTAATTCATTCAACAACTTTGACAACAACGTCTGTTAACACCTTAAAAATTGCGGGATTGCAAACGGGTTTAAATACAGATCAATTATTGACAATAGATGCAAGTAATGTTTTGCGCTCAATACCAAATTACAGCTGGAGTATAAAGGGAAATAGTGGTACAAATCCTGTAACAGATTTTATTGGAACTTCTGATAATAAAGATGTGGTTTTTAAAATTAATAATTTTGCAAGTGGTTTATTAGGAGTAAATAATACTGGATTTGGATATGCTTCAATGAATCGAACGAAAGTTACTGGCGGGGGTAACACAGCGATGGGTAGGGCTGCTTTACAATATCTTACTTCAGGTAATAGCAACGCTGCATTTGGGGATTTAGCCTTAAATGCTACTGTTGATGGTGGTGCAAATACTGCGATAGGTGTTTCATCAATGTATAAGAATGTTAACGGGAATTGGAATGTTGCTGTAGGGAATAATTCTTTATATTCTAATGTAGATGGTTACTATAATGTAGGTGTTGGTTCTGGTTCATTATACAATAATAAAAGCGCTGTCTACAATACAGGATTGGGAATGCAAACACTTTATTCTCTTACAACGGGTAATGATAATATTGCTATCGGTCCAAATGCACTTAGTATAACAAAGACTTCTAAAGAGAATATCGGGATTGGAAATGCTGCATTAAATAATATTACAGGAAGTTATAATACTGCAAATGGATATCAAGCATTAACTTATGTGAAAACTGGTGATTTTAATACAATAATGGGATATAAAAGCGGAGTTAATTATGGTCCTAACCCACCAAATTTTAATTTTAATGTAACTGCAATGAATAATTCGGTATTGCTAGGAGCTAATACAAGACCATTAGCAGATAATGGAATTAATGAGATAGTGATAGGTAGTAATGCAATTGGCAGAGGTTCTAATACTGTTCAAATAGGTAACTCTAGTATAACAGAAATTGGAGGTGTAGTGAACTGGTCAATAGGATCAGATGTAAGGTTAAAAAAGGATATTGTAACAAGTAGTTATGGTTTAAACTTTATCAATAAATTACGTCCAGTAACCTATAAAATGAAAACAGGAACTACAGATTTACAATCAGGATTTATTGCTCAGGAAGTAGAAACTGCAGCTAATTCTATCGGATATTCTTTTAATGGTATTGTGAAACCACAAACTGAAAATGATTTTTACAGTTTACGTTACTCAGAATTTGTAGTACCATTAGTAAAAGCGGTACAAGAACAACAGCAAATGATTGAAAGCCAAAAAGCTGATATTGCAGAATTGAAAGCACAAGTTCAATTGCTTTTACAAGCAGTAAAAAAATAA
- a CDS encoding PorP/SprF family type IX secretion system membrane protein: MKKISYLLILLFVGILETSAQQQSQYTQYVYNTMTINPGYTGTRGLPSIFGLYRTQWVGLDGAPKTANFSIEAPITENGQGLGLSVVSDRIGPSQETTLTVSYAYPIQLSADTFLSLGISGSGNFMQIDYNKLNVLNPEDPYLSGNLSKTSPNFGAGAYFHSEKWYAGLSVPMILETKFYDDVKTSVASQRMHFYAMGGYVFDLNDNLKFKPAAMVKMVSGAPLAVDLSANFLFSEKLTLGAAYRWDAAVSAMAGFQVTQGMNIGYAYDYDTQKIGNYNSGSHEIFLRFDLFSSTKYRLVTPRFF; this comes from the coding sequence ATGAAAAAGATTTCATATTTATTAATCTTGTTGTTCGTAGGAATTTTGGAAACCTCCGCACAGCAGCAGTCACAGTATACACAATATGTGTATAATACTATGACGATAAATCCTGGATATACTGGAACAAGAGGATTACCAAGTATATTTGGTTTATACAGAACACAATGGGTTGGTCTGGACGGAGCTCCAAAAACAGCAAATTTTTCTATCGAAGCACCAATTACTGAAAACGGACAAGGTTTAGGATTATCTGTAGTAAGTGATAGAATTGGACCGTCACAAGAAACTACTTTGACTGTAAGTTATGCTTATCCAATTCAGCTTTCAGCAGATACATTCTTGTCTTTGGGTATTAGTGGATCAGGAAACTTTATGCAGATTGACTATAATAAGTTAAATGTTTTAAATCCTGAAGATCCATATCTTTCTGGAAACCTATCTAAAACGTCTCCAAATTTTGGTGCAGGAGCCTATTTTCACTCTGAAAAATGGTATGCAGGTTTGTCAGTTCCAATGATTTTGGAAACAAAATTTTATGATGATGTAAAAACATCAGTTGCTTCTCAAAGAATGCATTTTTATGCAATGGGAGGTTATGTGTTTGATCTAAATGATAATCTTAAATTCAAGCCAGCTGCAATGGTAAAAATGGTTAGCGGTGCTCCTTTGGCTGTTGATTTATCTGCAAACTTTTTATTCAGTGAGAAACTAACTTTAGGAGCAGCTTACAGATGGGATGCCGCAGTAAGTGCAATGGCTGGATTTCAAGTTACTCAAGGTATGAATATTGGTTATGCTTATGATTATGATACTCAGAAAATTGGAAATTACAATTCAGGATCTCATGAGATTTTCCTTCGTTTTGATTTATTTTCTTCAACCAAATATAGGCTGGTTACTCCAAGATTCTTTTAA
- a CDS encoding OmpA family protein, with translation MISKKIKKAFVLLAVCLLQIGGVNAQDKKVEKANEVYNKFAFIEAGKLYQKLVDKGNTSLEVLTKLGNSYYFNGQYPEAAEAYSKVFNSGQSVDSEFYFRYAQALNNVKKYDQASVVIKKYYSVTGKKDLSDNWKERKLMADIQTQSGRYNFKEVSINTPSSDYGTAFYGKDKVIYASAKDTGIFIKRKHSWNEKSFMKIYEAKISTDGGLQDSSPVKGDVNTKYHQSSAAVTKDGKYMYFTRNNFKDGKLEADKNGTSYLKIYVAENVKGEWKNVKELPYPINSDGFSSAHPALSADESQLYFASDRNNTFGNSDLYVVSLKKGSLVSNDVTKLSDEINTPGRETYPYVDSRGVLYFASDGHPGLGGLDVFAAMKDKDGKYHVVNVGEGVNTSSDDFAYTFDPETKKGYFSSNRNGNDDIYSFTENKPVTFDFDTRSIIYGTITENGKPVPNFNVQLFNPNNESIGTTTTDNDGNYKMYLEPYQNDKAVYKKATYAEKTVNVDALKPLEKKEISFEITREMEVVVDGEKIKIMEGDNLTDKLKLNPIYFDLNGYNIRQSSKKELDKVVALMKDRPNISIKVNSYTDSRGRDEFNMKLSQNRAKATVDYIVKSGIEQERLTGEGFGETQLLNHCSNGVICSEKEHELNRRSEFIISFSK, from the coding sequence ATGATATCTAAAAAGATAAAAAAAGCGTTTGTTTTACTTGCTGTTTGTTTATTACAAATAGGAGGTGTAAATGCTCAGGATAAAAAAGTTGAAAAAGCAAATGAGGTGTATAATAAGTTTGCTTTTATTGAAGCAGGTAAATTATACCAGAAACTTGTTGATAAAGGAAATACTTCATTAGAAGTTTTAACTAAGTTAGGTAACAGCTATTATTTTAATGGGCAGTATCCAGAAGCGGCAGAAGCATATTCAAAAGTTTTTAATTCTGGGCAGTCTGTAGATTCGGAATTCTATTTCAGATATGCTCAAGCTCTAAATAATGTTAAGAAATACGACCAAGCTAGTGTTGTTATCAAGAAATATTATTCAGTAACTGGTAAGAAAGATTTAAGCGATAATTGGAAAGAGCGAAAGTTAATGGCTGATATACAAACACAGTCAGGACGCTATAACTTTAAAGAAGTTAGTATTAATACTCCTTCTTCAGATTATGGTACTGCATTTTATGGTAAAGATAAAGTGATTTACGCTTCGGCTAAAGATACTGGAATATTTATTAAAAGAAAACATAGCTGGAATGAAAAATCATTCATGAAAATCTATGAAGCAAAAATTTCTACTGATGGTGGATTGCAAGATTCTTCACCTGTAAAAGGTGATGTAAATACAAAATACCACCAAAGTAGTGCTGCAGTAACTAAAGATGGTAAATACATGTATTTTACCAGAAATAATTTTAAAGATGGAAAATTAGAAGCCGATAAAAACGGAACTAGTTATCTAAAAATTTATGTTGCTGAAAATGTAAAAGGAGAATGGAAAAATGTTAAAGAATTGCCTTATCCTATAAATAGTGATGGTTTCTCTTCAGCACATCCGGCATTAAGTGCAGACGAATCACAGCTTTACTTTGCATCTGACCGTAATAATACTTTTGGAAACTCTGATTTGTATGTGGTAAGTTTGAAAAAAGGAAGTTTGGTAAGTAATGATGTTACGAAATTAAGTGATGAAATTAATACTCCTGGTCGCGAGACTTATCCTTATGTAGATAGTAGAGGTGTTTTATACTTTGCATCAGACGGTCATCCTGGTTTAGGGGGACTTGATGTTTTTGCTGCGATGAAAGACAAGGATGGAAAATACCATGTTGTAAATGTTGGTGAAGGTGTAAATACATCTTCAGATGATTTTGCATATACTTTTGATCCTGAAACTAAAAAAGGCTACTTTTCATCTAACAGAAATGGAAATGATGATATTTACAGTTTTACAGAAAACAAACCTGTAACATTTGATTTTGATACAAGATCAATAATTTACGGAACTATTACTGAAAATGGAAAGCCAGTGCCAAATTTCAATGTTCAATTGTTTAATCCAAATAATGAAAGCATAGGAACAACAACGACTGATAATGATGGTAATTACAAAATGTATTTAGAACCTTATCAAAATGACAAAGCTGTTTATAAAAAAGCTACTTATGCTGAAAAAACAGTAAATGTAGATGCATTGAAACCTCTAGAGAAAAAAGAAATTAGTTTTGAAATAACTAGAGAAATGGAAGTTGTTGTTGATGGTGAAAAAATTAAAATTATGGAGGGTGATAATTTAACAGATAAATTAAAACTAAATCCAATTTATTTTGACTTAAATGGCTATAACATCAGACAATCTTCGAAAAAAGAATTAGACAAAGTAGTTGCTTTAATGAAAGATCGTCCAAATATTTCTATAAAAGTTAATTCGTATACAGATAGTAGAGGTAGGGATGAATTTAATATGAAGCTTTCTCAAAACAGAGCTAAAGCTACAGTTGATTATATAGTTAAATCTGGAATTGAACAGGAAAGACTTACAGGAGAAGGATTTGGCGAAACTCAATTATTAAATCATTGTTCTAATGGTGTTATATGTTCTGAGAAAGAACATGAACTAAATAGACGTTCGGAATTTATAATTAGTTTTAGTAAATAA
- a CDS encoding gliding motility-associated C-terminal domain-containing protein, producing the protein MNNNYLDNIEKNSVSVWKAGKSGVCLIGLAASFFACQNISAQMVNTGQVKIDPNTIMSVYMDYENAPSGNFINDGNLYIFQNWKNEGVVSYTDNQNGSTYFNGTEDQFIEGSQVSNLKNAIFKNLSSLVPFHLSGKIAVGGNSEFDKGVVLAGDYGGKVIFRENATHTLTSDLSFVDGQIEKDGIAAFEFPVGAGKYFRPSYHAEGGDNGGIYTTQYFNKNSNNLHSHDSKDEKIIKINNQEYWEVTQDQGADKIILSLSMDSRTTPSEFFNVDDKKYEVVITRWDPTSNKWINEKGAVSAPLAGKPYEKLLTTTVTGYGLFTMALVEKNVIYDDLIVYNAISPNDDGLNDSFVIRGIDQFPDNEVEIYNRWGVKVYETKSYNESNNMFRGYSDGRATIKRGDKLPTGTYFYILNYNTGKEKKQKTGYLYINNQ; encoded by the coding sequence ATGAATAATAATTACTTGGATAATATAGAAAAAAACTCAGTTTCTGTTTGGAAAGCAGGTAAGTCTGGAGTTTGTTTAATTGGTTTGGCGGCAAGTTTTTTTGCTTGTCAAAATATAAGTGCACAAATGGTAAATACTGGTCAGGTAAAAATTGATCCAAATACAATCATGAGCGTTTATATGGATTATGAAAATGCACCATCAGGAAATTTCATTAATGATGGTAATTTATACATTTTTCAAAACTGGAAAAATGAAGGTGTAGTTTCATACACTGATAATCAAAATGGATCGACCTATTTCAATGGTACAGAAGATCAATTTATAGAAGGAAGTCAGGTTTCAAATTTAAAAAATGCAATTTTTAAGAATTTATCTTCTTTAGTTCCTTTTCATTTATCAGGTAAGATAGCCGTAGGAGGTAACTCGGAATTTGATAAAGGAGTTGTTCTTGCTGGTGATTACGGAGGAAAAGTAATTTTTAGAGAAAATGCAACACATACACTTACAAGTGATCTGAGCTTTGTTGATGGTCAGATAGAAAAAGACGGTATTGCGGCATTTGAATTCCCAGTTGGTGCAGGAAAATATTTTAGACCTTCTTACCATGCAGAAGGGGGAGATAATGGTGGTATTTATACTACGCAATACTTCAATAAAAACTCCAATAATCTGCACTCTCATGACAGCAAAGACGAAAAAATCATTAAGATAAACAATCAGGAATACTGGGAGGTAACGCAGGATCAAGGTGCAGATAAAATTATTTTAAGTTTATCAATGGACAGCCGTACAACGCCTTCAGAGTTTTTTAATGTAGATGATAAAAAATATGAGGTTGTGATTACACGTTGGGATCCAACTTCAAATAAATGGATAAATGAAAAAGGCGCAGTGAGTGCTCCTTTGGCAGGTAAGCCATATGAAAAACTATTAACAACAACAGTAACAGGTTATGGTCTTTTTACAATGGCTTTGGTTGAGAAAAACGTGATTTACGATGATCTTATTGTTTATAACGCAATTTCGCCAAATGATGACGGTTTAAATGACAGCTTTGTTATTAGAGGAATTGACCAATTTCCAGATAATGAAGTAGAGATTTACAATAGATGGGGAGTAAAAGTTTATGAAACTAAGTCTTATAATGAAAGCAACAACATGTTTAGAGGGTATTCTGATGGACGTGCTACAATTAAGAGAGGCGATAAACTTCCAACAGGAACGTATTTCTATATTCTGAATTACAATACTGGTAAAGAGAAGAAACAGAAAACAGGTTATTTGTACATCAATAATCAATAA
- a CDS encoding DUF4861 domain-containing protein produces the protein MKKRALFYLPIVFALISSCKVSQSISQNTIVLKNSTSLVLSQKAISIKREKLSHNKGDFPILLFKTDTIPAQTNDLNGDGKWDELFFTADFFPNEEKNITLKWSETDPKFVVKTSARFGKREAENLPVHPDKQEILMANQVLKKLGYQKYQTDGPTWENDKVGFRHYLDGRNSKDVFGKKIPGITPENVGINEKGAVEDNYHVMHDWGRDIFPVGSSVGLGGYALLIDNKISRLGILGNDTINNVEKTTFKIEVEGPVNSVLSYHYQNWKASDNLYQVQETTSIWPGMYGYKNTVSINGINGKETFLVALSNLNNKNPLKVIEAGDWICLIQHDYLTYERQWILGTAILVPKAIYQGYIEAPKTGQLTDSYLAKLKVENNREISYYAIAAWELSADKGFNDSFFFANYVTNLAKQLSAKINVQIR, from the coding sequence ATGAAAAAAAGAGCATTATTTTATCTGCCAATTGTTTTTGCATTAATAAGCAGTTGCAAAGTTTCTCAAAGTATATCTCAGAATACAATTGTTTTAAAAAACAGTACTTCACTAGTTTTATCACAAAAAGCAATTTCTATAAAAAGAGAAAAGCTTTCTCATAATAAGGGTGATTTTCCAATTTTACTTTTTAAAACCGATACAATTCCAGCCCAGACAAACGATCTTAATGGTGATGGAAAGTGGGATGAATTATTTTTCACAGCTGATTTTTTTCCAAATGAAGAAAAAAATATCACTTTAAAATGGTCAGAAACTGACCCGAAGTTTGTTGTAAAGACTAGTGCAAGATTTGGAAAAAGAGAAGCAGAAAATCTACCTGTTCATCCAGATAAGCAAGAGATTTTAATGGCAAACCAAGTCTTGAAAAAATTAGGATATCAAAAGTACCAGACAGACGGACCAACTTGGGAAAATGACAAAGTTGGTTTTAGACATTATTTAGATGGAAGGAATTCAAAAGATGTTTTCGGCAAAAAAATACCTGGAATAACTCCAGAAAATGTTGGCATAAATGAAAAAGGTGCTGTAGAAGATAATTATCATGTAATGCACGACTGGGGAAGAGATATTTTTCCTGTCGGAAGTTCTGTTGGTCTAGGCGGTTATGCATTGTTGATTGATAATAAAATTAGCAGACTTGGAATTTTAGGGAACGACACTATAAATAATGTTGAAAAAACTACTTTTAAAATTGAAGTTGAAGGACCAGTAAATTCCGTTTTGAGTTATCATTATCAAAACTGGAAAGCTTCTGATAATTTATATCAGGTTCAGGAAACGACTTCTATTTGGCCTGGAATGTATGGTTATAAAAACACTGTTTCTATAAATGGAATTAATGGAAAGGAAACTTTTTTAGTGGCTCTTTCTAACTTAAACAATAAAAATCCGCTGAAAGTGATTGAAGCAGGAGATTGGATATGTTTAATACAGCATGATTATTTAACTTATGAAAGACAGTGGATTTTAGGAACTGCTATTTTGGTTCCGAAAGCTATTTATCAAGGTTATATCGAGGCTCCAAAAACAGGACAATTAACAGATTCTTATTTAGCTAAACTAAAAGTAGAAAATAATAGAGAGATTAGTTATTATGCAATTGCTGCTTGGGAATTGAGTGCTGATAAGGGATTTAATGACTCATTTTTCTTTGCCAATTATGTAACAAATTTAGCAAAACAACTATCAGCTAAAATTAATGTTCAAATTAGGTAG